The Flavobacteriales bacterium region TGGACAACCCTTCTTTCCTAGGCTATTACCAAGGCCCTACCGGTGCTATCGATCACAATCTCTACATCAAAGGTGATAGGGCCTACGAGGCCAATTATAGAGCAGGACTACGTGTATTGGATATCAGTGATGTGGCCAATGGGAATTTGACCGAGGTCGGATTCTTCGATGTCTATCCCAACAGCGATGGAACGGGATTCAATGGGGCATGGAGCAACTATCCCTACTTTGAGAGTGGCAACATCGTCATCTCCTCCATCGAGGATGGGCTATTCATCGTGAGGGCCAGTGAACCCTTGGCGGAGCATTGTACCAACGGTGTACAGGATGCAGATGAGACCGGTGTGGATTGCGGTGGCGTGGATTGTTTTGACTGTCCCTTGCCATGCATCAACGATATGACATTGACCATCATCTTGGACAATTATCCAGAAGAGACCACATGGACGGTGACCGATGCAGGGGGAACACCCGTGGAATCAGGAGGAGCCTATGGATCCCAGCCTGATGGCTCTACAGTCATCGAAGAATTCTGTTTGTCGAATGGTTGTTTTGACCTCAATTTCTTTGACTCGTTCGGAGACGGTATCTGTTGCGGGTATGGGGAAGGGTCATATTCCCTGACCGATGCAGCGGGCAACGTTCTGGCCAGCGGAGGTTCCTTCGCCAGCTCGGAGACGACCGGTTTCTGTGTTGAATCGGGTCCCGATTGCGCCCTATTCTCCTCAGCTCCCGTGGATCTAACCAAATCCCAGCAGCCGGTACCCTTTCCTGATGGCAATATCGATCGTGTGCAGGTCAAGTGGTATAAGGAATCACCACAGATCAAGTACACAGCTGAAGACAACAGTGCAGTGGATATCCAGTTCTGGGCCATCCGGGATCTAACCACCAATACTCCCATAGTGGGAGCTGATACTAGCTTGATCTCCAAGCGTACAAAACCCGGCCAGGATTTCTTCAAGTGGCCGATCAAATTCCAGCGATCCGATGTGGATCCCAATACGCGGTACCAATGGCGGGTGCGTACATACTGTGAGGCAGGTGACGGACAGGTCAGCCCATGGTCGGAGACCAAGATCTTCAACACACCTGATTTCGATCCATTAACAGGTATCTACACTCCTCCAGGAGGTACATTCTCCGCGAATGAATTGAAGAGCCGATCGCATCTGACGGGGCAGGAGCTATGGACAGTCTATCCCAATCCATTCGATGGGAAATCTATACAGATTGCCTCCAATATGGACTTGGAGGACCTGTTGATCGAGGTCTATGATATTTCCGGCAAATCCATCTATTCACGATCGATCTCCATGCTGTCTTCTGGACAAGAACTTCGCTTGGATGATGTAAACATCTATCAATCAGGTGTGTACTTGATTCGAATGCAAGCTGAAGATCATGTCTATTCTCAGATGATTTCCGTCATATCTCGTTAATAACACGTTGAAAACTAGGGTCTTGATGCACGCACTATAATGCTCTATTTTGCATTTGCTTAAGTATCAGC contains the following coding sequences:
- a CDS encoding choice-of-anchor B family protein; its protein translation is MRAIRSFGTTCALILFAQSSISQVTAPCVDGFAGIYPCSGYDLVAHLSVAQLGGGFNVEGNDIWGWTDPQSGKEYVIIGLTDGTAFVDISDPVNPQLVGNLPTHTSNSLWRDVKVYNDHAFIVSEAGGHGMQVFDLTQLGGVTSPPVTFSNTAHYSGFGNAHNIVINEASGYAYGVGTGTYSGGLHFVDISNPSSPTLAGGFSADGYTHDAQVVSYIGPDPQHQGKEIAFASNEDTFTIIDVSDKTDPSQLSRTGYTGSAYTHQGWATEDHRFYMMNDELDENSAGHNTRTYIWNIEDLDNPSFLGYYQGPTGAIDHNLYIKGDRAYEANYRAGLRVLDISDVANGNLTEVGFFDVYPNSDGTGFNGAWSNYPYFESGNIVISSIEDGLFIVRASEPLAEHCTNGVQDADETGVDCGGVDCFDCPLPCINDMTLTIILDNYPEETTWTVTDAGGTPVESGGAYGSQPDGSTVIEEFCLSNGCFDLNFFDSFGDGICCGYGEGSYSLTDAAGNVLASGGSFASSETTGFCVESGPDCALFSSAPVDLTKSQQPVPFPDGNIDRVQVKWYKESPQIKYTAEDNSAVDIQFWAIRDLTTNTPIVGADTSLISKRTKPGQDFFKWPIKFQRSDVDPNTRYQWRVRTYCEAGDGQVSPWSETKIFNTPDFDPLTGIYTPPGGTFSANELKSRSHLTGQELWTVYPNPFDGKSIQIASNMDLEDLLIEVYDISGKSIYSRSISMLSSGQELRLDDVNIYQSGVYLIRMQAEDHVYSQMISVISR